A single region of the Paramicrobacterium fandaimingii genome encodes:
- the araA gene encoding L-arabinose isomerase: protein MTNPFESREIWFLTGSQGLYGPETLDQVAEQSRQVASLLDDADSIPVKVVWKPVLTDRDAIRRTALEANSDDACVGVVVWMHTFSPAKMWILGLDALRKPLLHLHTQANVELPWSTIDMDFMNLNQAAHGDREFAYMATRLGVARTTVVGHASSDVVRDRVGRWARAATGWAELHTLKLARFGDNMRNVAVTEGDKTEAELRLGVSVNTWGVNDLVAVVDGIGEDAVDALVAEYEDLYHVAPELRAGGERHESLRYGARQELGLRSFLEQGGFGAFTTNFEDLGGLRQLPGLAVQRLMAEGYGFGAEGDWKTAILVRLAKVMGHGLPGGASLMEDYTYELTPGKEKILGAHMLEVCPSLTTAKPSLEVHPLGIGDREDPVRLRFTADPGAGVVVSMSDMRERFRLVANVVDVVEPDAELPKLPVACAVWEPKPSFAKSASCWLTAGGAHHTVMTTALHLEVFEDFAEIAQMELAVIDDDTTTRGFTNELRLGQVYYRMAQGL, encoded by the coding sequence ATGACCAACCCCTTCGAATCCCGTGAGATCTGGTTTCTGACCGGCAGCCAGGGACTCTACGGCCCGGAGACCCTTGACCAGGTGGCGGAGCAGTCGCGACAGGTCGCCTCGCTGCTCGACGACGCAGACAGCATCCCCGTGAAAGTCGTGTGGAAGCCGGTGCTCACCGACCGCGACGCGATTCGCCGCACGGCGCTCGAGGCAAATTCCGATGACGCGTGCGTCGGAGTTGTCGTGTGGATGCACACGTTCTCTCCGGCGAAGATGTGGATTCTCGGTCTCGACGCGCTGCGCAAGCCGCTTCTTCACCTGCACACCCAAGCGAACGTCGAGTTGCCGTGGAGCACTATCGACATGGACTTCATGAACCTCAACCAGGCGGCGCACGGTGACCGCGAGTTCGCGTACATGGCAACGCGCCTCGGCGTCGCCCGCACAACGGTCGTCGGCCACGCGTCGAGCGACGTCGTGCGCGACCGCGTGGGGCGCTGGGCGCGCGCGGCGACGGGCTGGGCCGAGCTGCATACCCTCAAGCTGGCGCGGTTCGGCGACAACATGCGAAACGTCGCCGTGACCGAGGGTGACAAGACCGAGGCGGAGCTGCGGCTCGGCGTCTCGGTAAACACGTGGGGAGTGAACGATCTCGTCGCCGTGGTCGACGGAATCGGTGAGGATGCTGTCGACGCACTCGTTGCCGAGTACGAAGACCTCTACCACGTCGCACCGGAGCTGCGCGCAGGCGGCGAGCGCCACGAATCGCTGCGCTACGGGGCGCGTCAAGAGCTCGGGCTGCGCTCATTCCTCGAGCAGGGTGGCTTCGGCGCGTTCACGACAAACTTCGAAGATCTCGGCGGGCTGCGTCAGCTGCCTGGGCTCGCCGTTCAGCGGCTGATGGCCGAGGGCTACGGCTTCGGAGCCGAAGGCGACTGGAAGACGGCGATTCTCGTGCGGCTCGCCAAGGTGATGGGTCACGGGCTTCCGGGCGGCGCATCGCTCATGGAGGACTACACCTATGAGCTCACACCGGGCAAAGAGAAGATCCTCGGCGCGCACATGCTCGAGGTCTGCCCCTCGCTCACCACGGCGAAGCCGAGTCTCGAGGTGCATCCCCTCGGCATCGGCGACCGCGAAGACCCCGTGCGGCTGCGCTTCACTGCCGACCCCGGTGCCGGCGTCGTCGTCTCGATGTCTGACATGCGAGAGCGGTTTCGCCTTGTGGCGAACGTCGTCGACGTCGTCGAACCAGACGCCGAGCTGCCGAAGCTTCCGGTTGCCTGTGCGGTCTGGGAGCCGAAGCCGAGCTTTGCCAAATCGGCATCCTGCTGGCTCACCGCCGGAGGCGCGCACCACACGGTCATGACGACGGCCCTTCACCTCGAGGTGTTCGAGGATTTCGCCGAGATCGCGCAGATGGAGCTCGCCGTCATCGACGACGACACGACGACCCGCGGCTTCACGAACGAGCTGCGGCTCGGGCAGGTCTACTACCGCATGGCCCAGGGCCTCTGA
- a CDS encoding xylulokinase, translating to MNTSPTAPATGVDAILQGRASLGIELGSTRIKACLVDEAGAQLAAGTHTWENELVDDNWTYSLDAVWQGLRACIADLHATVRDVANTEVTSVAGLGVSAMMHGYLAFDSDGEQLVPFRTWRNTYTTDAAAQLTSAFAQNIPLRWSVSHLLHAVLGGEEHVERIDQLTTLAGYVHWKLSGRRVLGVGDASGVFPIDDATHDYDRAKLEAFGALEAVADVSWSLASILPDVLVAGQDAGELTAEGAALLDPTGTLQPGAVMAPPEGDAGTGMVATNSVRPRTGNVSAGTSAFAMVVLEKKLGGVREEIDLVTTPSGEPVAMIHTNNCTGDLDAWLQMFTEFAGLLGADIDQTELYRLLYSHALTGDADGGGLLAYNYLSGEHQTGVESGRPLFVRSQNANFTLANLMRTHLYSAFGALATGMQVLLRDEKVALDELFGHGGIFRTAGVAQQVLADALETPVSVSNAAGEGGAWGMAILAAFAARQASASGDSGLSLADYLSDVVFTDTELVTATPDPEGARGYADWLEHYRIGLPVERLAGETLL from the coding sequence ATGAACACGTCACCCACGGCGCCGGCAACCGGCGTCGACGCCATTCTGCAGGGCCGAGCGAGCCTCGGAATCGAACTCGGATCGACGCGCATCAAGGCCTGCCTCGTCGACGAGGCGGGGGCGCAGCTGGCAGCTGGCACGCACACGTGGGAGAACGAGCTCGTCGACGACAACTGGACGTATTCGCTCGACGCCGTGTGGCAGGGTCTGCGCGCGTGCATCGCCGACCTGCACGCCACCGTGCGCGATGTCGCGAACACCGAAGTGACGTCGGTTGCAGGCCTCGGCGTCTCGGCGATGATGCACGGCTATCTCGCCTTCGACAGCGACGGCGAGCAGCTCGTGCCGTTTCGCACCTGGCGCAATACCTACACGACGGATGCCGCGGCGCAGCTGACCTCTGCGTTCGCCCAGAACATTCCGCTGCGCTGGAGTGTTTCACACCTGCTGCACGCCGTGCTCGGCGGGGAAGAGCATGTGGAGCGCATCGATCAGCTGACCACTTTGGCCGGTTACGTGCATTGGAAACTCAGCGGTCGACGCGTGCTCGGGGTCGGCGATGCAAGCGGAGTCTTTCCGATCGACGACGCGACGCACGACTATGACCGCGCGAAGCTCGAGGCGTTCGGAGCGCTTGAGGCCGTCGCCGACGTTTCGTGGTCGCTCGCCAGCATCCTGCCTGATGTGCTCGTCGCGGGTCAGGATGCTGGTGAGCTCACCGCCGAGGGGGCGGCCCTCCTCGACCCGACGGGCACACTGCAGCCGGGTGCCGTGATGGCGCCGCCGGAGGGCGATGCGGGAACCGGTATGGTCGCGACGAACAGCGTGCGGCCGCGCACGGGCAACGTCAGCGCGGGAACGAGCGCGTTCGCGATGGTCGTGCTTGAAAAGAAGCTGGGCGGCGTGCGCGAGGAGATCGATCTTGTCACGACGCCCTCTGGCGAGCCCGTGGCGATGATCCACACGAACAACTGCACGGGCGACCTCGACGCGTGGCTGCAGATGTTCACCGAGTTCGCTGGCCTCCTCGGCGCCGACATCGACCAGACTGAGCTGTATCGGCTGCTGTATTCGCACGCGCTGACCGGTGACGCTGACGGTGGGGGACTTCTCGCTTACAACTACCTCTCTGGCGAGCATCAGACGGGCGTCGAATCGGGGCGTCCGCTGTTCGTGCGCAGTCAGAACGCGAACTTCACTCTCGCGAATCTCATGCGCACGCACCTCTATTCGGCGTTCGGCGCGCTCGCGACGGGAATGCAGGTGCTCTTGCGTGACGAGAAGGTGGCGCTCGACGAGCTGTTCGGCCACGGCGGCATCTTCCGCACCGCGGGCGTTGCGCAGCAGGTGCTCGCGGATGCCCTCGAGACCCCGGTCTCCGTGAGCAACGCGGCGGGCGAAGGTGGCGCGTGGGGAATGGCGATCCTCGCTGCATTCGCGGCGCGGCAAGCGTCAGCATCCGGTGATTCTGGTCTTTCACTCGCCGACTATCTCTCCGATGTTGTCTTCACCGACACCGAACTCGTGACGGCGACCCCCGACCCCGAGGGTGCGCGCGGCTACGCCGACTGGCTGGAGCATTACCGAATCGGCCTGCCGGTGGAGCGGCTTGCGGGGGAAACTCTGCTTTAA
- a CDS encoding APC family permease, with translation MSRNVAVTNTVNRRRLGVPAITLMIIAASAPLTVVAGGATTAFSVTGSIAVPIGYIVLAIALGIFAIGYAAMSRHITNAGAFYAYAAQGLGRPMGVGVSIVALVAYNCMQIGIYGMLGFQVSDFVAAKTGFEIPWWVVVIVFIVIVGWMGVNRIDLSAKVLGVLVALEFLVVIVFDVVAFANPAESFTAQPISPAEIFTPGIGAVLAFGIAAFMGFEQAAIYGEEAKDPRRTVARATFTAVGIIGVFYALSSWALSLAIGTEKIAGGGITPEEAGPPLFFGFAAEHMGVIVVDIMSVLFITSVFAAVMSFHNAVARYIFSLGRESLLPRGLGRVTRSGAPWAGSVTQSVLALVVIIAFAIGGIGSEYGPLYPVITLFTWLTNTGAMGLVLLMAIIALSVIGYFRRNPNSTTAWTRLISPIIAFLFLATVYVLIVANFNVLMDQPETNALTFVLPLVIVVPGIIGVIWGAALKGTKPHVYEQIGRGAPDPDDVEVSA, from the coding sequence ATGTCTCGCAACGTCGCGGTGACGAATACCGTCAACAGGCGCCGGCTCGGCGTGCCGGCCATCACCCTCATGATCATCGCCGCATCCGCCCCATTGACGGTTGTCGCGGGCGGTGCCACCACCGCGTTCTCCGTCACGGGGTCGATCGCCGTTCCCATCGGCTACATCGTGCTGGCCATTGCCCTCGGAATCTTCGCGATCGGGTACGCGGCAATGAGCAGGCACATCACCAACGCCGGCGCCTTCTACGCGTATGCCGCTCAGGGCCTCGGCCGACCGATGGGCGTCGGCGTCTCGATCGTCGCGCTCGTCGCCTACAACTGCATGCAGATCGGCATCTACGGCATGCTCGGCTTTCAGGTGTCGGACTTCGTCGCGGCAAAGACCGGCTTTGAGATTCCGTGGTGGGTCGTCGTCATCGTGTTCATCGTGATCGTCGGGTGGATGGGCGTGAATCGCATCGACCTTTCGGCCAAGGTTCTCGGTGTGCTTGTCGCGCTCGAATTTCTCGTCGTGATCGTGTTCGACGTCGTGGCGTTCGCCAACCCCGCCGAGTCGTTCACGGCGCAGCCGATCTCGCCTGCCGAAATCTTCACGCCAGGCATCGGCGCGGTGCTGGCCTTCGGCATCGCCGCGTTCATGGGCTTTGAGCAGGCGGCGATCTATGGCGAAGAGGCGAAGGATCCTCGGCGCACCGTCGCCCGCGCGACGTTCACGGCCGTCGGCATCATCGGCGTCTTCTACGCGCTCTCGTCGTGGGCCCTCTCCCTCGCCATCGGAACAGAGAAGATCGCGGGCGGGGGCATCACTCCGGAGGAGGCCGGCCCGCCGCTGTTCTTCGGCTTTGCCGCCGAGCACATGGGAGTGATCGTCGTCGACATCATGTCTGTGCTGTTCATCACAAGCGTGTTCGCCGCGGTCATGAGCTTTCACAACGCCGTTGCGCGTTACATCTTCTCGCTCGGCCGCGAAAGCCTGCTGCCGCGAGGCCTCGGCCGCGTCACACGCAGCGGCGCCCCGTGGGCTGGCTCGGTGACGCAGTCGGTGCTGGCGCTCGTCGTCATCATCGCCTTCGCCATCGGCGGCATCGGCTCGGAGTATGGCCCGCTGTACCCGGTGATCACGCTCTTCACCTGGCTGACGAACACCGGAGCGATGGGGCTTGTGCTGCTCATGGCGATCATCGCGCTGTCTGTGATCGGTTACTTCCGCCGCAATCCAAACAGCACGACGGCGTGGACGCGCCTGATCAGCCCGATCATCGCGTTCCTCTTCCTCGCCACCGTCTACGTTCTGATCGTCGCGAACTTCAACGTGCTCATGGATCAGCCGGAGACGAACGCGCTCACGTTCGTTCTGCCGCTGGTCATCGTCGTGCCCGGCATCATCGGTGTCATCTGGGGAGCTGCGCTCAAAGGCACGAAGCCCCACGTGTATGAGCAGATCGGCCGCGGTGCTCCCGACCCGGATGATGTCGAGGTGTCGGCCTGA
- a CDS encoding MDR family MFS transporter, translating into MAEESTSKPVNRNVVLAVLLSGAFVAILNQTLLATALPVFMKDLDVTANTVQWLTTIFMLVNGIMIPITAFLIQRFTTRGLFLTAMGLFTIGTLVCALAVNFPVLLVGRVVQAAGAGIIMPLMQTILFAIFPREKRGTAMGTFGLVISFAPALGPSLSGWIIDRFPWRTLFDMMLPIAIIDIIVAFFILRNVTERTFPKLDVLSIILSTVGFGGLLFGFSAAGAAGWASPRVIITLAVGVISLVVFILRQLKLEQPILEFRVFKYPMFTLNTAIGMAVFMVMIGGATILPLYMQNMLGFSALDSGLALLPGALVMGIASPFTGRIFDLFGARWLAVIGLTIVTVTTVMFGFLTTDTSFAFIAIVNAVRMLGTAMVMMPVTTAALNELTPQLIPHGTAMNNTMRQISGSIGTAVLITIMTSTALDPKEFGVEGLIHGVNVSFIVAGCLGVASIIMAPFIRDYRRETRPGKA; encoded by the coding sequence ATGGCCGAAGAGAGTACGTCGAAACCTGTCAATCGGAACGTCGTTCTTGCCGTCCTGCTCTCGGGCGCGTTCGTCGCGATTCTGAACCAGACACTGCTCGCGACGGCCCTCCCGGTCTTCATGAAAGACCTCGACGTCACGGCAAACACTGTGCAGTGGCTGACAACGATCTTCATGCTCGTCAACGGCATCATGATCCCCATCACCGCGTTCCTGATCCAGCGTTTCACGACGCGGGGGCTGTTCTTGACGGCGATGGGGCTGTTCACCATCGGCACCCTCGTGTGCGCCCTTGCCGTGAACTTCCCGGTGCTGCTCGTTGGACGCGTCGTTCAGGCTGCGGGAGCCGGCATCATCATGCCGCTCATGCAGACGATCCTCTTCGCAATCTTCCCCCGCGAAAAGCGTGGCACAGCGATGGGTACCTTCGGGCTCGTCATCTCGTTCGCCCCGGCGCTCGGCCCGAGCCTCTCCGGCTGGATCATCGACCGCTTCCCCTGGCGCACCCTCTTCGACATGATGCTGCCGATCGCGATCATCGACATCATCGTCGCCTTCTTCATTCTCAGAAACGTCACTGAGCGCACGTTCCCGAAGCTCGATGTGCTCTCGATCATCCTCTCGACCGTCGGCTTCGGCGGACTGCTGTTTGGCTTTAGCGCGGCAGGGGCGGCAGGTTGGGCGAGCCCGCGCGTCATCATCACCCTCGCGGTCGGCGTGATTTCGCTCGTGGTGTTCATTCTGCGCCAGCTCAAACTCGAGCAGCCCATTCTCGAATTCCGGGTGTTCAAATACCCGATGTTCACCCTCAACACGGCGATCGGAATGGCCGTGTTCATGGTAATGATCGGCGGCGCGACGATTCTGCCCCTCTACATGCAGAACATGCTCGGCTTCTCTGCCCTCGATTCTGGGCTCGCTCTGCTTCCCGGCGCTCTCGTCATGGGCATTGCATCGCCGTTCACAGGCCGCATCTTCGACTTGTTCGGCGCGCGTTGGCTGGCGGTGATCGGCCTGACGATCGTCACGGTTACCACAGTGATGTTCGGCTTCTTGACCACGGATACCTCGTTCGCCTTCATCGCCATTGTGAACGCGGTCCGGATGCTGGGAACGGCGATGGTCATGATGCCGGTGACGACGGCGGCGCTCAACGAGCTCACGCCGCAGCTGATTCCGCACGGCACAGCGATGAACAACACAATGCGGCAGATCTCCGGATCCATCGGAACGGCCGTGCTGATCACGATTATGACCAGCACGGCGCTCGACCCGAAGGAGTTCGGAGTTGAGGGGCTGATTCACGGGGTGAACGTGTCGTTCATCGTCGCGGGCTGCCTCGGCGTCGCCTCGATCATCATGGCTCCGTTCATTCGGGACTACCGTCGTGAGACGCGCCCGGGCAAGGCGTAG
- a CDS encoding TetR/AcrR family transcriptional regulator gives MSDAKNGRTDYGTGKEALIRAAIRAVAAGGLRRLTYRSVAAEAGVAHGLVVHHFGSIENLLHEALRFAATESLALSSFYPPVDTVAEFAEGLAELVEKDAAVQAFQYELVLESRRNPELVPEIEAYHAQYRAAIHTQLHHFGLNDEALTDLVWASLDGIVFQQTALGHTDTSRASLERLRAMLRSAIDKRQST, from the coding sequence ATGAGTGATGCGAAGAACGGGCGCACCGATTACGGCACGGGCAAAGAGGCGCTGATCCGTGCGGCGATTCGCGCCGTTGCGGCCGGAGGGCTTCGCCGACTGACCTACCGCAGCGTTGCGGCCGAGGCCGGGGTTGCGCACGGTCTCGTCGTGCACCACTTCGGCAGCATCGAGAATCTGCTGCACGAGGCTCTGCGCTTCGCCGCGACCGAGAGCCTTGCGCTGTCGTCGTTCTACCCTCCTGTCGACACGGTCGCCGAGTTCGCCGAAGGCCTCGCCGAGTTGGTGGAGAAGGATGCCGCGGTGCAGGCGTTTCAATACGAACTCGTTCTGGAGTCGCGACGCAACCCCGAGCTTGTCCCCGAGATCGAGGCCTATCACGCGCAGTACCGTGCGGCGATCCACACCCAACTGCACCATTTCGGCCTCAACGACGAAGCCCTCACAGACCTCGTGTGGGCGTCACTCGACGGCATTGTCTTTCAGCAGACCGCTTTGGGGCACACGGACACAAGCCGTGCGTCGCTTGAGCGCCTGCGTGCCATGCTCCGCAGCGCGATCGACAAGCGTCAGAGCACCTGA
- a CDS encoding VOC family protein — translation MQKIISNIWCNGDAEAAGNFYASVFAGASSHVESSYPSEGLADFQRAMAGKALTVSVDIGGTAFTLINAGDEFRPNPSISFFVNIDPLQFDDETAARAHLDAMWRDLSSGGRELMSLGEYPFSKHYGWVEDRYGVSWQLILTDPDGASRPYIVPSLMFAGPVQNRANEAIDFYVNLFDDAEAGSRFPYDEQTGPAAAKALAFGDFRIGDQWFAVMDSGVEQDFSFTNGVSLEVLCVDQAEIDRLWDALSAEPEAEQCGWLVDQFGVSWQIVPQNMGELMQRPQAFEHMMAMKKLVIDDF, via the coding sequence ATGCAGAAGATCATTTCCAACATCTGGTGCAACGGTGACGCGGAAGCGGCTGGGAACTTCTACGCGTCGGTGTTCGCCGGTGCGTCGTCGCACGTGGAGTCGAGTTATCCGTCTGAGGGGCTCGCCGACTTTCAGCGCGCGATGGCCGGAAAGGCGCTCACCGTGAGCGTTGACATCGGGGGCACGGCATTCACGCTTATCAACGCGGGTGACGAGTTTCGCCCGAATCCGTCGATTTCGTTCTTCGTCAATATTGACCCGCTGCAGTTTGACGACGAGACCGCAGCTCGTGCCCACCTGGATGCCATGTGGCGCGACCTGTCCTCGGGCGGGCGTGAGCTGATGTCTCTGGGGGAGTATCCCTTCAGCAAACACTACGGCTGGGTCGAAGATCGGTACGGAGTCAGTTGGCAGCTCATTCTGACAGATCCGGACGGCGCTTCGCGACCGTACATCGTGCCGTCTTTGATGTTCGCCGGCCCGGTGCAGAACCGCGCGAACGAGGCTATTGACTTCTATGTGAACCTCTTTGACGATGCCGAAGCGGGCAGCAGATTTCCGTATGACGAGCAGACCGGGCCAGCGGCGGCGAAGGCGCTGGCGTTCGGCGATTTTCGGATCGGCGACCAGTGGTTTGCGGTCATGGATTCCGGCGTGGAGCAGGACTTCTCGTTCACGAACGGGGTCTCTCTCGAGGTGCTCTGTGTCGATCAGGCCGAGATCGATCGGCTATGGGATGCGCTCAGCGCGGAGCCTGAGGCAGAGCAGTGCGGGTGGCTTGTTGATCAATTCGGCGTGAGTTGGCAGATCGTTCCGCAGAACATGGGGGAACTCATGCAGCGGCCGCAGGCGTTTGAGCACATGATGGCGATGAAGAAGCTGGTCATCGACGACTTCTGA
- a CDS encoding primary-amine oxidase, translating into MPDATHTHGTRVTRVTTPSHPLDPLTAAELDAGRAVLQRAGLLGDSIRFPSVLPVEPRKATVLAWKPGRAFDRSILYTLLDTATGASREVIVSVTQDAVTSDVPLETTDAPYGQPPYLFEEYERVDAIVKQNAQWREAMARRGVTDADAAFCAPLAPGYFGFEDEIGRRIIRSLTFLRADESDSPWSHPVEGLVVTIDLTSGEVVRVHDEGDVPTPEIDGNYGPTRVGPARTSLKPIDITQPEGPSFSVDGSYVRWENWSFRIGFNAREGLVLNQVAFRDGDEDRSVLYRASVPEMVVPYGDTSPNRFWISYFDAGEYLLGKNANPLSLGCDCLGVIHYFDGVVADDNGHAQTIPQVICMHEEDYGVLWKHTDLDGNADVRRSRRLVVSYFSTVGNYDYGFFWYFYLDGTIQVEAKATGIVFNGAGVPGEHSPHALEIAPGLFAPVHQHLFCARLDVAIDGERNAVDEVDAVGMPIGPDNPRGNAFTFTRTRLRTENEGARMANPAAARSWHVRSTERTNRMGQPTAYHLLPQGQPTLLAQPEATVSSRAAFATKHLWTSVYKDDQLWPAGQYPNQHAGEAGLPTYTAGDRPIDGTDIVLWHTFGPTHLPRPEDFPVMPVDYSGFLFKPFGFFDENPALDLPDGAAASCSCSDHGTGACTCAH; encoded by the coding sequence ATGCCTGACGCCACGCACACCCACGGCACAAGAGTCACGCGGGTCACAACCCCGTCACACCCTCTCGATCCACTCACGGCCGCCGAGCTCGACGCGGGGCGCGCTGTGCTCCAGCGTGCGGGGCTTCTCGGCGACAGCATCCGTTTTCCCAGCGTTCTACCCGTCGAACCCCGCAAGGCCACGGTGCTTGCGTGGAAGCCGGGGCGCGCGTTCGACCGCAGCATTCTGTACACGCTTCTTGACACGGCAACCGGCGCCTCGCGCGAGGTGATCGTGTCGGTGACACAGGATGCCGTCACGAGCGACGTTCCGCTCGAGACGACCGACGCTCCGTACGGTCAGCCGCCGTATCTCTTTGAGGAGTACGAGCGCGTCGACGCGATCGTGAAGCAGAATGCCCAGTGGCGAGAGGCGATGGCCCGCCGCGGAGTGACCGACGCGGATGCCGCATTCTGCGCGCCCCTTGCGCCCGGCTACTTCGGGTTCGAAGACGAGATCGGTCGGCGCATCATCCGCTCACTCACCTTTCTGCGCGCTGATGAGAGCGACAGCCCCTGGTCGCACCCGGTCGAGGGCCTTGTCGTGACGATCGACCTGACAAGCGGCGAGGTCGTTCGCGTGCACGATGAAGGCGACGTTCCCACTCCCGAAATCGACGGAAACTACGGCCCGACGCGCGTCGGTCCCGCTCGCACAAGCCTCAAGCCCATCGACATCACGCAGCCAGAGGGCCCGAGCTTCTCCGTCGACGGATCGTACGTGCGGTGGGAGAACTGGTCGTTTCGCATCGGATTCAACGCTCGCGAGGGCCTTGTGCTGAACCAGGTCGCCTTTCGCGACGGCGACGAAGATCGCTCCGTTCTCTACCGTGCGTCCGTGCCCGAGATGGTCGTTCCCTACGGCGACACCTCACCGAACCGCTTCTGGATCAGCTACTTCGACGCGGGCGAGTACCTGCTGGGCAAAAACGCCAACCCGCTTTCGCTCGGCTGCGACTGTCTCGGCGTCATCCACTACTTCGACGGCGTCGTCGCCGATGACAACGGGCATGCGCAGACGATTCCGCAGGTGATCTGCATGCACGAGGAGGACTACGGGGTGCTCTGGAAGCACACGGACCTCGACGGCAATGCCGACGTTCGCCGCTCTCGGCGGCTTGTCGTGTCGTACTTCTCCACGGTGGGAAACTACGACTACGGCTTTTTCTGGTACTTCTACCTCGACGGCACCATTCAGGTGGAGGCGAAGGCGACGGGCATCGTCTTCAACGGAGCCGGCGTTCCGGGCGAGCACAGTCCGCACGCGCTCGAGATCGCGCCGGGCCTCTTCGCCCCTGTGCACCAGCACCTCTTCTGTGCGCGGCTCGATGTGGCGATCGACGGCGAGCGCAACGCCGTCGACGAGGTGGATGCTGTCGGCATGCCGATCGGCCCTGACAATCCGCGCGGCAACGCCTTCACCTTCACCCGCACACGGCTGCGCACAGAGAACGAAGGTGCGCGCATGGCGAACCCCGCTGCAGCGCGAAGCTGGCACGTGCGCAGCACCGAGCGAACAAACCGCATGGGGCAGCCAACCGCGTACCACCTGCTTCCCCAGGGCCAGCCGACTCTGCTCGCGCAGCCCGAAGCCACGGTGAGCTCGCGAGCTGCCTTTGCGACAAAGCACCTGTGGACGTCGGTGTACAAAGACGATCAGCTGTGGCCCGCAGGGCAGTATCCGAACCAGCACGCGGGCGAGGCCGGGCTTCCCACGTACACGGCAGGCGACCGCCCGATCGACGGCACCGACATCGTGCTCTGGCACACGTTCGGCCCGACGCACCTGCCGCGGCCCGAAGACTTTCCCGTCATGCCCGTCGACTACTCGGGCTTTCTGTTCAAGCCGTTCGGGTTCTTCGACGAGAACCCGGCCCTCGACCTGCCCGATGGCGCCGCAGCATCCTGCTCGTGCTCAGATCACGGCACGGGTGCGTGTACCTGCGCGCACTGA
- a CDS encoding L-ribulose-5-phosphate 4-epimerase has translation MAIVLDQLSPGVQDAVAQTRQRVSDLHSELPRNQLVVWTAGNVSERVPGEDLFVIKPSGVSYDELSPAVMVVCTLDGEKIDDGTPAHLTPSSDTAAHAYVYRHMSEIGGVVHTHSTYATAWAARGEEIPCVLTMMGDEFGGPIPIGPFAVIGDDSIGRGIVETLRNSRSRAVLMQNHGPFTIGKDARDAVKAAVMCEEVAHTVHIARQLGDPIAIPQPIIDSLFDRYQNVYGQGGSSAAAGSPSSPQEA, from the coding sequence ATGGCCATCGTTCTCGATCAGCTCTCTCCCGGCGTTCAGGATGCTGTCGCCCAAACACGCCAGCGCGTCAGCGATCTGCACTCCGAGCTTCCCCGTAACCAGCTCGTCGTCTGGACGGCAGGCAACGTGTCTGAGCGCGTGCCTGGCGAGGACCTCTTCGTGATCAAGCCGTCCGGGGTGTCCTATGACGAGCTGTCGCCCGCGGTGATGGTGGTCTGCACGCTCGACGGCGAGAAGATCGACGACGGCACGCCCGCACATCTCACGCCCTCGTCAGACACCGCCGCACACGCATACGTCTACCGGCATATGAGCGAGATCGGCGGCGTCGTGCACACGCACTCGACGTACGCGACGGCGTGGGCGGCGCGCGGCGAAGAGATTCCGTGTGTGCTCACGATGATGGGCGACGAGTTCGGCGGGCCGATTCCCATTGGGCCCTTTGCCGTCATCGGCGATGACTCGATCGGCCGCGGCATCGTCGAGACCCTGCGGAACTCGCGATCTCGCGCTGTGCTCATGCAGAACCACGGCCCGTTCACGATCGGAAAAGACGCGAGAGATGCCGTGAAGGCCGCCGTCATGTGCGAAGAGGTGGCGCACACAGTGCACATCGCCCGCCAACTCGGCGATCCGATCGCAATTCCGCAGCCGATCATCGACTCGCTCTTCGACCGGTACCAGAACGTCTATGGGCAGGGCGGGTCGTCTGCCGCTGCCGGCAGCCCATCATCGCCACAGGAGGCATGA